The following are encoded together in the Fuerstiella sp. genome:
- a CDS encoding cation:proton antiporter gives MATSMIPNLQPRPPRALSWRLVASVCGVTLCCWVLHPGQLFWQVPLSAATAEASQSTDAGQTQRSELSDSGAVDGSSAGHAAGHKDPVAEVLLAISIILLMAKISGDVFERLGMPAVLGELSVGILLGNWQLMTGSGFFEFFKPNPDDAHAMTGNMLDMLSRIGVVLLLFEVGLESRVKEMASVGVSSLLVAIIGVIAPMTLGVGVGYLLVSEGPSDWQVPAFLGATLCATSVGITARVLRDIGRSKTRESGIILGAAVIDDILGLVVLAVVSGVIHEGDHFDVMSLFRIIGLSVAFLATALILGALQVPRMMFKAASFLRGHGLLVTTALTICFLFSWAANHLADLATIIGAFAAGLILEGAHYQEAGEKWKNRSLEDALAPLTALLVPIFFVATGIAVDLSMFRGADTWILAAGLTVVAIIGKLVCGWGVREPGINRQAVGLGMIPRGEVGLIFAGVGRALETPDGHAVVDDSTFSAIVVMVMITTMITPPMLKRSLG, from the coding sequence GTGGCGACTTCTATGATTCCCAATTTGCAGCCGCGTCCGCCCCGAGCCCTGTCCTGGAGACTGGTGGCGAGTGTGTGTGGGGTGACGCTGTGTTGCTGGGTTCTGCACCCGGGGCAGCTGTTTTGGCAGGTTCCTCTGTCCGCAGCGACAGCAGAGGCGAGTCAGTCGACTGATGCCGGACAGACGCAGCGTTCGGAGTTGTCTGATTCCGGTGCAGTGGACGGCAGCAGCGCAGGACATGCTGCCGGTCACAAAGATCCGGTCGCCGAAGTTCTGCTGGCGATCTCCATCATCCTGCTGATGGCCAAAATCTCCGGAGATGTGTTTGAACGCCTGGGGATGCCGGCTGTGCTGGGAGAATTATCTGTCGGAATCCTGCTGGGCAACTGGCAGCTGATGACCGGGTCCGGATTCTTTGAGTTTTTTAAACCGAATCCGGACGACGCCCACGCCATGACCGGAAATATGCTGGACATGCTGTCACGAATCGGTGTGGTTCTGCTGCTGTTCGAAGTCGGTCTGGAATCTCGCGTCAAAGAAATGGCGTCCGTCGGTGTTTCATCACTGCTGGTGGCCATCATTGGTGTGATCGCCCCGATGACGCTCGGTGTTGGAGTTGGATATCTGCTGGTCAGTGAAGGGCCGTCGGACTGGCAGGTGCCCGCGTTTTTGGGGGCCACCCTGTGTGCCACCAGCGTGGGGATCACCGCCCGAGTTCTTAGAGACATTGGCAGGAGTAAAACACGTGAGTCCGGCATCATTTTGGGGGCCGCTGTCATCGACGACATTCTGGGTCTGGTCGTTCTGGCAGTTGTGTCCGGGGTGATTCACGAAGGCGATCATTTCGATGTAATGAGTTTGTTTCGAATTATCGGGCTGTCTGTGGCTTTTCTGGCCACCGCCCTGATTTTGGGTGCACTTCAGGTGCCGCGGATGATGTTTAAGGCTGCCAGTTTTCTGAGAGGTCACGGGCTGCTCGTCACCACAGCACTCACGATTTGTTTTCTGTTTTCCTGGGCTGCCAATCATCTGGCCGATCTGGCGACCATCATTGGAGCATTCGCGGCCGGACTTATTCTGGAAGGAGCTCACTACCAGGAAGCTGGTGAAAAATGGAAAAACCGCAGTCTGGAAGACGCTTTGGCGCCGCTCACCGCACTGCTGGTTCCTATTTTCTTTGTGGCCACCGGAATCGCGGTCGATCTGTCGATGTTCCGCGGAGCCGATACCTGGATCTTGGCTGCGGGACTCACGGTCGTGGCGATCATCGGAAAGCTTGTTTGCGGCTGGGGTGTTCGGGAACCGGGCATCAACAGACAGGCAGTGGGACTGGGCATGATCCCTCGTGGCGAAGTCGGTCTAATCTTTGCCGGAGTTGGCCGGGCGCTGGAAACGCCCGATGGACACGCCGTAGTGGACGACTCCACATTTTCGGCGATTGTGGTGATGGTCATGATCACCACCATGATCACTCCACCAATGCTCAAGCGGTCACTTGGCAG